A genomic region of Oryza glaberrima chromosome 1, OglaRS2, whole genome shotgun sequence contains the following coding sequences:
- the LOC127758512 gene encoding probable glutathione S-transferase GSTF1 produces the protein MTPVKVFGPAQSTNVARVLLCLEEVGAEYEVVNVDFTVMEHKSPEHLKRNPFGQIPAFQDGDLYLFESRAIGKYILRKYKTREADLLREGNLREAAMVDVWTEVETHQYNSAISPIVYECIINPAKRGIPTNQKVVDESAEKLKKVLEVYEARLSQSTYLAGDFVSFADLNHFPYTFYFMGTPYASLFDSYPHVKAWWERLMARPSVKKLAAVMAPQGA, from the exons ATGACGCCGGTGAAGGTGTTTGGGCCGGCGCAATCGACGAACGTGGCGAGGGTGCTGTTGTGCCTGGAGGAGGTCGGCGCCGAGTACGAGGTCGTCAACGTCGACTTCACGGTCATGGAGCACAAGAGCCCCGAACACCTCAAACGCAAC CCGTTCGGGCAAATCCCAGCTTTCCAGGACGGGGATCTGTACCTCTTTG AGTCCCGCGCTATTGGAAAGTACATCCTACGCAAGTACAAGACGAGGGAAGCTGACCTACTCCGGGAAGGCAACTTGAGGGAGGCAGCCATGGTGGATGTCTGGACCGAGGTGGAGACACACCAGTACAACTCGGCGATTTCACCGATTGTGTACGAGTGCATCATCAACCCAGCCAAGCGTGGGATCCCAACTAACCAAAAGGTCGTGGACGAGAGCGCGGAGAAGCTGAAGAAGGTGCTGGAGGTGTACGAGGCACGACTGTCACAGAGCACGTACCTCGCAGGTGACTTCGTCAGCTTCGCCGACCTGAACCACTTCCCCTACACCTTCTACTTCATGGGGACACCGTACGCGTCGCTGTTCGACTCGTACCCTCATGTGAAGGCATGGTGGGAGAGGCTCATGGCGAGGCCGTCCGTCAAGAAGCTCGCCGCGGTCATGGCTCCTCAGGGGGCGTAG
- the LOC127772520 gene encoding probable carboxylesterase 2: MSALPSLFSIPSFWLGRDMTLFQCQIWGSEAVGEEYPDPEGCAMGTGLWMYVCPCTTGMDDPRMNPMVPGAPALGRMACDRVMVCAAVGDFLRWRAHAYAAAVAAAKGDALVEVLETAGEGHVFHLFDPDGGKAKELLNRMVAFVNAAGV, translated from the coding sequence ATGTCAGCTctcccatctctcttctctatcccctccttctGGCTAGGCCGGGACATGACGTTGTTCCAGTGCCAGATCTGGGGCTCGGAGGCCGTCGGAGAGGAGTACCCCGACCCCGAGGGGTGCGCCATGGGCACAGGACTGTGGATGTACGTGTGCCCCTGCACCACCGGCATGGACGACCCGCGAATGAACCCCATGGTGCCCGGCGCGCCGGCGCTGGGGCGGATGGCGTGCGACAGGGTCATGGTGTGCGCCGCGGTGGGGGACTTCCTTAGGTGGCGCGCCCACGCGTACGCCGctgcggtggccgcggcgaagGGCGACGCGTTGGTGGAGGTGCTGGAGACGGCCGGGGAGGGCCACGTCTTCCACCTGTTCGACCCCGACGGCGGCAAGGCCAAGGAGTTGCTCAACAGGATGGTCGCCTTCGTTAACGCCGCCGGCGTGTGA
- the LOC127772387 gene encoding uncharacterized protein LOC127772387, translated as MHLCNKGFTENYHVWSRHGESGADTSETPEGSIDNEMNEGGNAYGESDHIDEMVLDAAGPNFCQNIEEPPNAEAASFFDMLDAADKPLWEKCGKHSQLSAVSRLLTIKSDHNMSVACFDELVKVMKEMLPPDANLPGSFYKCKKVVEALGLELPENKKGTPQKVLRYLPIIPRLQRLYMSRGTATHMTYHKDGLESERCNNESRKKKLTHPAESEAWKHIDSKYPNFAKEPRNVRLGLSTDGFTPFNQTATPYSCWPVFVVPYNLPPALCMKAHNIFLTMVIPGPTHPGKNIDVFFRPLIDELLQLWTEGVVTYDRSKNQNFVMRAALMGTGHPFRRAKDKFIQNKEEKDGPPIHRSSSEVYDCVKSLPQITFGTKAGNQEIEGFGKEHNWVKRSIFWELPYWRELLVWHNLDVVHIEKNVFDNIWNTLMDIPKRTKDNVKARFDLANICNRKELHMQQKSIGRWVKPKACYSLDKAQKKLVLQWVKNLKFPDGYASNLARGVDINRGKIIGMKSHDCHVFMERLLPVAFRDFLPKHIWKCLAELSYFFRQLCAKEVDIEQMKHLQKEVPVIVCKLEQIFPLGFFDCMEHLVVHLAYEALIGGPVAYCWMYVFERELHEARKKVRNKARVEGSIVEGYRVQEVSNFISMYFADHVRTKHTRVPRHDDGGFRAPTDWLSIFSIPYRTLGKSTSRSLSREEWQAARVHALLNCAEVDKYVLKFDREMKQQNRNITTTQLQEMHEKDFPTWLRELAGKDETVEEQVRALSIGPRYMVKCYKGCDVQGFRFRTQPYEQKKSSRTTTNSGVCVSANWFDNQGPDYYGTIQEIIELEYVSDSDLKVALFKCDWFDPKKGVKYDKALGLVEVNHTSRLEQYEPFVLAYQVDQVYYTPYPSPPRERKDWWVAFKTNPIGTLPVPAVDDEVDDSLPPVVSEYYQEGEQLGADISQELGDESLLHESNIVEQVDPEDMDFLNRPNSHEIIESYVAMDSDCSSEDEGPIESDNDSDNDSDSSD; from the exons ATGCACCTTTGCAATAAAGGATTTACTGAAAATTACCATGTGTGGAGTAGACATGGTGAAAGTGGAGCTGATACCAGTGAGACACCAGAAGGCAGTATTGACAATGAGATGAATGAAGGAGGTAATGCCTATGGAGAGTCAGATCATATAGATGAGATGGTGTTGGATGCTGCAGGGCCTAATTTTTGTCAAAATATTGAAGAGCCTCCAAATGCTGAAGCAGCTTCATTTTTTGATATGTTAGATGCAGCAGACAAGCCATTGTGGGAGAAGTGTGGAAAACACTCTCAATTATCTGCAGTCTCTCGGTTGTTGACAATAAAATCAGACCATAATATGTCTGTAGCTTGCTTTGATGAGCTGGTCAAGGTTATGAAAGAAATGTTGCCTCCAGATGCAAATTTGCCAGGGAGTTTTTACAAATGCAAGAAAGTCGTCGAAGCTTTAG GGTTAGAACTCCCTGAGAATAAGAAGGGCACTCCACAGAAGGTGCTTCGCTACCTCCCAATCATTCCACGCCTACAGAGGCTCTACATGTCACGAGGCACTGCAACACACATGACATACCACAAGGATGGGCTTGAATCAGAGAGGTGCAACAATGAAAGCAGAAAGAAAAAGTTAACTCACCCAGCAGAGAGTGAAGCATGGAAGCATATTGATTCAAAGTACCCTAATTTTGCAAAGGAGCCTCGAAATGTGCGTTTAGGGTTGTCAACTGATGGATTCACGCCATTTAATCAAACTGCAACCCCTTACTCCTGTTGGCCTGTTTTTGTTGTCCCATATAACTTGCCCCCAGCATTATGCATGAAGGCACATAATATTTTCCTTACCATGGTTATACCAGGGCCTACGCACCCTGGAAAGAACATAGATGTATTCTTCCGTCCACTAATTGATGAACTTTTGCAACTTTGGACAGAAGGAGTTGTGACATATGATCGCTCAAAAAACCAGAACTTTGTCATGCGAGCTGCCCTTATGGGGACA GGACACCCTTTTAGACGTGCAAAAGACAAGTTCATCCAGAATAAGGAGGAGAAAGATGGCCCACCTATTCATCGATCTTCTTCAGAAGTGTATGACTGTGTTAAATCTCTCCCTCAAATTACATTTGGTACCAAGGCAGGAAATCAAGAGATTGAGGGTTTTGGAAAGGAGCATAATTGGGTAAAAAGATCTATCTTTTGGGAGTTGCCTTATTGGCGTGAGTTGTTAGTATGGCACAACCTTGATGTGGTGCACATTGAAAAGAATGTGTTTGACAATATATGGAATACTTTGATGGATATCCCAAAGAGGACTAAAGATAATGTCAAGGCTCGATTTGATTTAGCCAATATATGCAATCGCAAAGAACTTCATATGCAACAAAAATCTATAGGTCGATGGGTGAAACCAAAAGCTTGTTATAGTCTAGATAAGGCACAGAAGAAATTGGTACTGCAATGGGTTAAGAATCTTAAATTCCCTGATGGTTATGCATCAAATTTAGCACGGGGTGTTGATATTAATCGAGGCAAGATCATAGGAATGAAGAGTCATGATTGCCATGTCTTCATGGAAAGGTTGCTACCTGTGGCATTTCGTGATTTCCTCCCCAAGCACATCTGGAAGTGTTTAGCAGAACTGAGCTACTTCTTTAGGCAACTATGTGCAAAAGAGGTGGATATAGAACAAATGAAGCACCTACAAAAGGAAGTGCCAGTCATTGTGTGTAAACTTGAACAGATTTTTCCTCTTGGATTTTTTGATTGTATGGAACACTTGGTGGTGCATCTAGCTTATGAAGCTTTAATTGGAGGGCCTGTAGCTTACTGCTGGATGTATGTATTTGAAAG GGAGTTACATGAGGCTCGCAAGAAGGTTCGAAACAAAGCACGTGTCGAAGGTTCAATTGTAGAGGGGTATAGAGTACAGGAGGtctctaattttatttctatgtaCTTTGCTGATCATGTGCGAACAAAGCACACTCGCGTCCCTAGACATGATGATGGTGGTTTCAGAGCACCTACTGACTGGCTGTCTATATTCTCTATCCCATATCGCACTCTTGGAAAGAGCACATCACGTAGCTTATCAAGAGAAGAATGGCAGGCTGCTAGGGTACATGCATTACTCAATTGTGCAGAAGTTGACAAATATGTCTT GAAATTTGATAGGGAGATGAAACAACAAAACAGGAACATCACTACAACTCAATTACAAGAGATGCATGAGAAAGATTTTCCAACCTGGCTTCGTGAGTTG GCTGGAAAAGATGAAACAGTTGAAGAACAAGTAAGGGCTCTTTCCATTGGGCCCCGATACATGGTTAAGTGTTATAAGGGATGTGATGTTCAGGGGTTTCGTTTTCGTACACAACCATATGAACAAAAGAAATCATCGAGGACAACGACAAATAGTGGAGTTTGTGTGTCAGCAAATTGGTTTGATAACCAAGGGCCTGACTACTATGGCACTATTCAGGAGATAATAGAGTTGGAATATGTCAGTGATAGTGATCTAAAGGTGGCTCTATTTAAGTGTGACTGGTTTGATCCTAAGAAAGGAGTGAAGTATGACAAAGCACTAGGCCTAGTTGAAGTTAACCATACATCAAGATTGGAACAATATGAGCCTTTTGTGCTTGCATACCAAGTGGACCAAGTATATTATACACCATATCCATCGCCACCACGTGAAAGAAAAGATTGGTGGGTTGCATTCAAGACAAATCCAATCGGTACTTTACCCGTTCCTGCAGTGGACGATGAAGTTGATGATTCGCTTCCTCCTGTAGTTTCTGAATATTATCAAGAGGGAGAGCAGCTTGGAGCTGACATTTCACAGGAGCTTGGTGATGAAAGCTTGCTTCATGAATCAAATATTGTTGAGCAAGTTGATCCAGAAGATATGGATTTTTTAAATAGACCAAATAGCCATGAGATCATAGAGAGTTATGTTGCCATGGACAGTGATTGCAGCAGTGAAGATGAAGGGCCAATAGAATCAGATAATGACTCAGACAATGATAGTGATTCTAGTGACTAA
- the LOC127768901 gene encoding probable glutathione S-transferase GSTF1 has translation MAPAKVYGPAMSTNVMRILVCLEEVGAEYEVVPVDMSTGEHKRPPHISRNPFGQVPAFEDGDLTLFESRAISKYILRKHGSDLLRESNLSESAMVDVWLEVESSHFDGAMSPIIFQCFIVPMFMGGATDMGVVNESLEKLKKALEVYEAQLSKSKYLAGDFISLADISHFPTVYYLLASAHASVLEAYPRVKAWIDDVMQRPSVKKVTEALKMPSA, from the exons atggCGCCGGCGAAGGTGTACGGGCCGGCGATGTCGACGAACGTGATGCGCATCCTGGTGTGCCTGGAGGAGGTCGGCGCCGAGTACGAGGTCGTGCCCGTCGACATGTCCACCGGCGAGCACAAGCGCCCGCCTCATATCTCCCGTAAC CCCTTTGGGCAGGTTCCAGCGTTCGAGGATGGCGACCTGACTCTGTTCG AGTCCCGCGCAATTTCAAAGTACATACTTCGCAAACATGGATCTGACCTACTAAGGGAGAGCAACCTCTCTGAGTCTGCAATGGTGGATGTTTGGCTGGAAGTCGAGTCGAGCCATTTCGACGGCGCGATGTCGCCGATCATCTTCCAGTGCTTCATCGTCCCCATGTTCATGGGTGGAGCAACTGACATGGGAGTGGTCAATGAGAGCTTAGAGAAGCTGAAGAAAGCCCTTGAAGTCTACGAGGCGCAGTTGTCCAAATCCAAGTACTTAGCCGGGGATTTCATTAGCTTGGCAGATATCAGCCATTTCCCGACGGTTTATTACCTGCTGGCATCTGCCCATGCTTCTGTGCTCGAAGCCTATCCGCGTGTGAAGGCTTGGATCGATGATGTGATGCAGAGGCCGAGCGTGAAGAAGGTGACAGAGGCTCTGAAGATGCCGTCTGCTTAA